Proteins from a single region of Hermetia illucens chromosome 3, iHerIll2.2.curated.20191125, whole genome shotgun sequence:
- the LOC119651475 gene encoding uncharacterized protein LOC119651475 has product MKVIVLVLATVALCGAAPRQEGPGCRAPNGGGLVPVLDEFLALVPVEEILEIALTAITSDPEVQTVMEYLSSSEFYGIVQSVRFAPEFDGLVKFACQELYFDAIYYINIANGILGFPEITKKSAPRAGGFNAMLQEILALIPLDTLKSLLEEKLASDYYVQLAFQKINSDEFGAIIEGLQANVAYVDMKDRLRGLGVDIDGIIETIGKIFKP; this is encoded by the exons ATGAAGGTGATCGTTTTAGTTTTGGCAACAGTTGCTCTTTGTGGAGCTGCCC CCCGGCAGGAAGGTCCAGGATGCCGTGCTCCAAATGGTGGCGGTCTTGTACCGGTTCTTGATGAATTCCTCGCTTTAGTGCCAGTTGAAGAAATCTTGGAAATAGCTTTGACCGCTATCACGTCCGACCCAGAAGTCCAAACGGTCATGGAATACCTTTCTTCCTCTGAATTCTACGGAATAGTTCAATCCGTTCGGTTTGCTCCCGAGTTTGACGGCTTAGTCAAATTCGCTTGTCAAGAGTTGTACTTCGATGCTATCTACTATATCAACATCGCTAACGGCATTCTCGGATTCCCAGAAATAACAAAGAAAAGTGCTCCCCGCGCTGGTGGATTTAATGCCATGCTGCAGGAAATTTTGGCCCTTATCCCACTTGATACTTTGAAATCTCTTCTTGAGGAGAAGTTAGCCAGTGACTACTATGTTCAACTGGCCTTCCAAAAGATTAATTCTGATGAATTCGGCGCCATCATTGAAGGTCTTCAAGCCAATGTTGCCTACGTCGACATGAAGGATCGTCTGCGTGGCTTGGGGGTTGATATTGACGGCATTATCGAGACTATCGGTAAAATCTTCAAACCTTAG